The Desulfatiglans sp. DNA segment GAGGCATGAGGGATGCCGTGAGTCTCCTTGATCAGGTCATATCCTTTTCCGGTACAAAGATAGCGAACGAAAACATAGCTGATATCTTAGGCATTATTGACAGCGAGCTTGTGTTCAAGGCCGCTGATGCAATAATAGACGGCAGGTCTGGCGAATGTATAGAAATCGTAAACAGCATCTACCATTTTGGTTATGACATTAAGGAATTCTACAAGGCACTGATGGATCATTATAGAAACCTGCTCATCTCCCTTGTTGCCCCTGATAAAAACCTTCTTGATGTTACAGAAGAGACCATAAAGGAAATTCAGACCCAGGCGAAAAAGGCAGGGATCGAGAAACTGCAGCAGAGCCTCAATATTTTGATTATAAAGGAAGAGGCCTTCAGGTTTACATCACATGCAAGGCTTGTACTTGAGACCATTATGATAAAGCTCTCAAGGCTTGGGGAACTCCTTTCTGTCAGCGATCTTATAAGCAGGCTTGAGGCAATTGAAAAGGGGGCAGTTAAAGAGCCCGCCAGCTTTACAACAGATAAAAAAAAAGCTGAAGCATCAATATCAGAACCTGAACCCAGATGGGAAAAAAGCTCCCCTCCCCCTGTTAAACCGGCCAATAACACATTAACCGCAGTAAAAGGATGGGAAGGGTTAATAAGCTTTGTATCCTCTCGTAACAAGGGGATGTATGCAGTGCTTAAGGAGTGCAGGCTGGTAGATATTAAAGAGAAGACCATTGAGATAGAGCTGAGTAATTCACCATTTGCGATAAAATACCTGAATGACCCTGAAAGCATAGAAAAGCTCAACAGCTTTTTAAAAGAATATTTTAAAAGAGATATTAAGGTAACAGTAAATCT contains these protein-coding regions:
- the dnaX gene encoding DNA polymerase III subunit gamma/tau, with the translated sequence MAYEVFARKWRPQIFQDVLGQEHVTRTLLNAIAADRLHHAYLFSGARGVGKTSVARILAKAINCKHRVEGNPCNKCESCMDISAGSAMDVQEIDGASNRGIDEIRELRENIKHMPSSGRYRVYIIDEVHMLTLQAFNALLKTLEEPPPHVKFIFATTEPHKVPITILSRCQRYDFKRIPQARLVEQLEKITAEEKVEISRQGLALIAREADGGMRDAVSLLDQVISFSGTKIANENIADILGIIDSELVFKAADAIIDGRSGECIEIVNSIYHFGYDIKEFYKALMDHYRNLLISLVAPDKNLLDVTEETIKEIQTQAKKAGIEKLQQSLNILIIKEEAFRFTSHARLVLETIMIKLSRLGELLSVSDLISRLEAIEKGAVKEPASFTTDKKKAEASISEPEPRWEKSSPPPVKPANNTLTAVKGWEGLISFVSSRNKGMYAVLKECRLVDIKEKTIEIELSNSPFAIKYLNDPESIEKLNSFLKEYFKRDIKVTVNLPTETIATPAPALVVKEPDIPKSVKEVLSVFKGELKGS